Proteins encoded together in one Hymenobacter monticola window:
- a CDS encoding DoxX family protein translates to MFLSNRYPAHDLGLLIIRVGIGLMFMAHGYPKLAGGPEAWAGVGGVMAKVGLNFAPAFWGFLAALAEFGGGALLALGLLWRLAVPALLFTMIMATVMHLSSGDGFNGYAHALESALLFAGLLLVGPGRYSLDEKLFGGRRW, encoded by the coding sequence ATGTTCCTTTCCAACCGCTACCCCGCCCACGACCTCGGCCTGCTGATTATTCGCGTGGGCATCGGCCTCATGTTTATGGCGCACGGCTACCCCAAGCTGGCGGGCGGCCCCGAGGCCTGGGCCGGGGTGGGCGGCGTGATGGCCAAAGTAGGGCTGAACTTCGCGCCCGCGTTCTGGGGCTTTTTGGCGGCGCTGGCCGAATTTGGGGGCGGGGCGCTGCTGGCGCTGGGGCTGCTGTGGCGCCTGGCCGTGCCGGCCCTGCTCTTCACCATGATAATGGCCACGGTGATGCACCTGAGCAGCGGCGACGGCTTCAACGGCTACGCCCACGCGCTGGAATCGGCGCTGCTCTTTGCCGGGCTGCTGCTAGTGGGGCCGGGGCGCTACAGCCTCGACGAGAAGCTGTTTGGCGGACGCCGCTGGTAG
- the surE gene encoding 5'/3'-nucleotidase SurE, translating to MAASRPLILVSNDDGITAPGIRCLVEIVHALGAEVVVVAPDSPQSGMGHAITIGHPMRLTENPIFGPDVQAYECSGTPADCVKIAKHYVLKDRTPDLVVSGINHGSNSSVNVLYSGTMSAAIEAAIEGLPAVGFSLCDYGPKADFSHVTEWVRQVCQHALAHGIPTGTALNVNIPKKSDTPIAGLRLARQARAKWQEEFDRRLDPYQRPYFWLRGEFVNFDTGTDTDEWALAHNYVSVVPCQFDLTAAHGLAHLSQQWQLPLPDASDAVTPPQPIAPEDYGVANQH from the coding sequence ATGGCAGCATCCCGCCCCCTTATTCTGGTTTCCAACGACGACGGCATCACCGCCCCCGGCATCCGCTGCCTCGTCGAAATTGTGCACGCACTCGGGGCCGAAGTGGTGGTGGTAGCGCCCGATTCGCCGCAGTCGGGCATGGGCCACGCCATCACCATCGGCCACCCCATGCGCCTCACCGAAAACCCCATTTTCGGCCCCGACGTGCAAGCTTACGAGTGCTCCGGCACGCCCGCCGACTGCGTAAAAATCGCCAAGCACTACGTGCTCAAAGACCGCACCCCCGACTTGGTGGTGTCCGGCATTAACCACGGCTCCAACTCGTCGGTGAACGTGCTTTACTCCGGCACCATGTCGGCGGCCATCGAGGCCGCTATTGAAGGGCTGCCCGCCGTAGGCTTCTCGCTGTGCGACTATGGTCCGAAAGCGGATTTCTCGCACGTCACCGAATGGGTGCGCCAGGTGTGCCAGCACGCTTTGGCCCACGGCATTCCCACCGGTACGGCGCTGAACGTCAACATTCCCAAGAAGTCCGACACCCCCATTGCCGGCCTGCGCCTGGCCCGCCAAGCCCGCGCCAAGTGGCAGGAGGAGTTCGACCGCCGCCTCGACCCTTACCAGCGCCCCTATTTCTGGCTGCGCGGCGAATTCGTGAACTTTGACACCGGCACCGACACCGACGAGTGGGCCTTGGCCCACAACTACGTGTCGGTGGTGCCCTGCCAGTTCGACCTCACCGCCGCCCACGGCCTGGCCCACCTCAGCCAGCAATGGCAGTTGCCCCTGCCCGACGCCAGCGACGCCGTGACGCCGCCGCAGCCGATAGCGCCGGAAGACTACGGCGTTGCTAATCAACATTAA
- a CDS encoding sensor histidine kinase, whose protein sequence is MRLEAKLAISNAVSKLLLVLLGALVIPPIVQQVAVAHTDAHLREKKRLVQGLIARDGLQAFERGERAETYADYNIFKQEYITLTPLPEGTPLPAERIFEEPRQVDQQVEDFRILSFALLAGGLHQRAFRLEIGSSLETVELLTATLRQLALWVLVAASLLTVVSDAAVAHYLLGPLRELTVRKLRGIRQPSDFNFDVIDTQTTDFRRLDDRLNALMRQVQSAFAKEREFMSNVSHELLTPVSILQSRFENMLQDPTLPEQNAQQIVESQRTLHRLRNTVRTLLLIANIENEQYLREESVRLSDVVADVAEELDDRRQQRDIALEVDIAGNDVRPHANASLMHTLLRNLLSNAIKYNHEGGRIRVLGRPAPGGCYTLRVEDSGPGIAAENIPYLFDRFRRFNSNAPGSPEGYGLGLPIAQTIAGFHGAELKAESTVGQGTAFVLDFGPNVSPASGFMPPSLAQK, encoded by the coding sequence AACTCGCCATTTCCAACGCTGTGTCGAAGCTGCTGCTGGTGCTGCTGGGGGCCTTGGTCATTCCGCCCATTGTGCAGCAGGTGGCCGTGGCCCACACCGATGCGCACCTGCGCGAGAAGAAGCGGCTGGTGCAGGGCCTCATTGCCCGCGACGGCCTGCAGGCTTTCGAGCGCGGCGAGCGGGCCGAAACCTACGCCGACTACAACATTTTCAAGCAGGAATACATCACGCTGACCCCGCTGCCGGAAGGGACGCCGCTGCCGGCAGAGCGCATATTTGAGGAGCCCCGGCAGGTAGACCAGCAGGTGGAGGACTTCCGGATTTTGAGCTTTGCGCTGCTGGCAGGCGGGCTGCACCAACGCGCGTTTCGGCTCGAAATCGGGTCGTCGCTCGAAACGGTGGAACTGCTCACGGCCACGCTGCGGCAGCTGGCGCTGTGGGTGCTGGTGGCGGCCTCGCTGCTCACGGTGGTGAGCGACGCGGCGGTGGCCCACTACCTGCTGGGGCCGCTGCGCGAGCTGACGGTGCGCAAGCTGCGCGGCATCCGTCAGCCGTCGGACTTCAATTTCGACGTCATTGACACGCAAACCACCGACTTCCGGCGGCTTGATGACCGGCTGAATGCGCTGATGCGGCAGGTGCAGTCGGCCTTTGCCAAGGAGCGGGAGTTCATGAGCAACGTGAGCCACGAGCTGCTTACGCCGGTCAGCATCCTGCAGTCGCGCTTCGAAAACATGCTGCAGGACCCCACCCTGCCCGAGCAGAACGCCCAGCAGATTGTGGAATCGCAGCGCACGCTGCACCGCCTGCGCAACACCGTGCGCACCCTGCTGCTCATCGCCAACATTGAAAACGAGCAGTACCTGCGCGAAGAATCGGTGCGCCTCTCCGATGTAGTGGCCGACGTGGCCGAGGAGCTGGACGACCGCCGCCAACAGCGCGACATCGCCCTGGAAGTGGACATTGCCGGCAACGACGTGCGCCCCCATGCCAACGCCAGCCTGATGCACACGCTGCTGCGCAACCTGCTCAGCAACGCCATCAAGTACAACCACGAGGGCGGCCGCATCCGGGTGCTGGGCCGGCCCGCGCCGGGCGGTTGCTACACCCTGCGGGTGGAGGACAGCGGCCCCGGCATCGCGGCCGAAAACATTCCCTATCTGTTCGACCGGTTCCGGCGCTTCAACTCCAACGCGCCGGGCTCGCCCGAGGGCTACGGCCTGGGCCTGCCCATTGCCCAAACCATTGCCGGCTTCCACGGCGCCGAACTAAAGGCCGAATCGACGGTGGGCCAGGGCACGGCTTTCGTGCTGGATTTTGGGCCCAACGTGAGCCCGGCCTCAGGTTTCATGCCCCCTTCATTGGCCCAGAAATAA